CAGGATTGTCTTGTTCAATTATTTCTAACATGTTACCAGTTAAGGGTATATTTAAGTAAAGGTTTTAATAGAGACAGTCATATCCCAAACCACTGAAATCTataggattttttcccctttaatttCTGTGCAACAGGCATGTAGatctctctgctgaagcagccaATACTGTCAGAGTGTTGGTCTTGGAAAACAACCTCTTCAGCATGTAGCTGATGTGCTGTGAAGGGGGTGCAGCTCCAAGAAAGCAGATCTCTTATATTTTGGGAATGTAGGGAGTGCCTTCCCTAATTTGATCAAATCCTAATCCTTGATCCTTGTGTCCTGTGTCCATGCGAAATACAGGCTTGGTGACTGTTAATGTTGCTACCAGTCTTGGGACTGCCACAGGGGGATCAAACAAAAATCACTGGCAGTATGCTCTTTAGAGGTATCCATGGCCTTTCCCCACTCTGACTGCACAGGGTAGATACTGAAATGCAACATTTATTCTTTATGGTCCATCCAGAAACTATCAAATTCTCATCATACTTGGAGCTTTGATATCCTCCTGCAAATTTTCCACATTGGAAAATCTGTTCTGGACAGCTGCTATTTTCCCTAAAGAATTAGAACTATTCTATGGGTTGGGGTCCCCCCAAAAGACTTGAGTATTATAAACTGCATCACCACATTTTTACATGCTGTGATGCCTTGTAGAATTTGAAGATATCTTTTCTCGGTGCAGAAATGCGAGTTTCTCACACACTTCCTGAAGGCAATAAAGTGTGGGATATACAAAGCCTACAGACTGGAAGCTACATAAGAAGGCCAGGAAGAAACCTTAAGAAAGTATGATATAATCCTGTGCCTCTGCTAAGAAATCCCAGCCACAAGATTGGCACTAAACCAGTGTTTTATAACAGCTACCTAAAGGAGAGTAAGTTCTTTCCATTTGCTTACTCCATAGTCTGGCTGTTAGGAACATACATCTGAGATATGGTATGTCATACCCATCCACCACCTACCAGGACATTTTCCTTGGTAGGCTATTTGGTGTTGCAGACTGAGTTGTCTACTTGTCAAATCTGCTCCACCATGAGTGAAAATAACTGATTATACTCTGGAGAATCCCCAAACAACCAGCAAACAGCCTGCTGGTTGTGACACTTGGCATGCATACCAGGTCAAATCCAGCTTGGACACAGTGGAAATCTGAAGGTAAGCCTCATTGCTTTGCCCTCTGGGAATTTGTTCCTGCAAGGTCTAGCAGGTTGGTTTGGAGAATGCTTCACAGATCAGGTCCTTCAGGCAACAGAGAATGGGCTAACCTTGATGAGGGAAACACAACATGGCAGATATCTATGCCCTTGGAGACCCTACCAGCAGAGAGTTAAAGGGTTTGGGGAATTATAGTGAGGGCTGCATTCATGCATTCATCTCCTAAAAAAGCCGGACAAACTAGTGAAATTGCAGACTTACAAAACCTGGGGTGTTGGATTTAAACCAATGGATTTAgagtttttaattttgaaatcatGATTTGACAGCAATCTTACAAGTAAAATAGGTAAAACAAGAGCCAAGCTCCTTATTTAATGACAGAAATCCAGAAACCACAAATTTAAAAGAACCATCAAAAAATGtgagatttaaaataaaaggaggaGAATTTGACACTACAGATTTTTGTGGCAACAGAAGATTAAGTTTGGCTAACTGGTGATACAGGAGTACTCAGCTTCATAAGTGGGAAACGCATAGGAGGCCTCAAATCCGAGACTGATTCTGGTCAGACTCTACATCAGTAACACACTGCTTCAGGAGTCCTTGATTTTACTTGTTTCACAGTGCAGTGGCTGGCCATATTCTCTTGGGAAGTACAGATTCTTCTTTTCATGGGCACTTCCTAACCAGCAGCTTggcacagaaggaaaagaaagaagaggtgGAAAGGACTCTTGCATCTTTTCTCTACAGCAGATATGTAGGGAAAGTCTATGAAACAAGTTCAGGCTGCTTCCTGCTTCAGGGATACCTGAAGCTACTTGTCCATAGGAGTTTCCAACTGACATTCTTTCTTGGATGATCTAGGTGCAACTGAGTATCTTGTTATTCCCCGGTGTAATCCAGACTTCACAGTTCAGTCCAATTCTAGGTTAGCAAAAACTAGAGGGTTTGAATATGAGCCTTAGTAACTGAATGATCATGAGTCATTGCAAGCTTTTGATATGACAGACCCATATCCACTTTATGACTTTATCTTGTACTCTCTTAGAGCAATATTATTCCAAAATGCACGGCTTGCTGAAAATCCCAGCTAAATTACAACTAGATTTCACATACTGATTTATTAAACCAGAGTTTTCATAATTTCACAGTCATCACTGTCAGTCAGTCCTTCTGTCCCAAAAAACTAAAACGTGACCGTTTGATTAGACCTTTCACCTGGCAGAAGGGCTCATTTCCCACCTCGCCTTACCTGTGGCTGCATGCCAGAACACATTTATGCTGGGTTGGAACTCAATGATATATGAATTCCCACACCAGTGTTGTTTCCCTGACTTTAAATCCAGGATACAGTATAACCCAGCAGTGCAAGTCATTGCCTTGTGAATCAGCTTCtcacagagaaagggaaaacatcccagctcctccaccaAACTGGCAGTATTGTTACGAGGTGATTGCTGGGAGAGAAGCCATCGGTGCTGCAGACAAACTTGTTCAGGCTAGTAAGTGCTGAGCTTTGCCTTTGCTGAAATCATCAACAGAATCTAGATCTAAGTGAAACAAATACACTTTGGAATAATAAAAACCCATAGCATTTCTAGTTTTCATGTAACAGCCTAAACTCTTAATGAATAGGTTAGTCAGTCTCTCTTTCAAGCTGCTTGCTTGTTTCTGTGATGTGATGGACAAGGAATTTAGAACAtagcaaattaattttaagtttccacggaatcacagaatcaattaggtcAGAAGAGACTTCtgggatcatccagtccaaccaaTGGccaaacaccaccttgtcaaccagaccatggcactgagtgccacggCCAGGCTTTCCTGAAACACCTCCATGGAAGGTAGCGCATGCCAACGCCTCATCACTCCTTCCGTGAATGAATCCCTCCTAATGTGcaacccaaacctcccctggcgTTTTGAAACACTACATTTAAAAGCCAGAAGGGGAAAAGCTCTAACACCATGGCATCGAGATTAAGGACACAAGGCTGATACTCGATAGGCTTTGCCTGCATACCAACCAATAATGAAAGAACGCAGAGAACAGAGGCGCTCAGTAGCGGCAGCAGCCCGTGCAGTTTGGTCTGACGTTGCAGGGAAGGAGTTTGCTCTCCCCACAGCACcgcagagagcagcagcaccagcagcatccCCCGCGCTCGCACCGCAGCCCCGCTGtggccgcgccgggcccggagcggcgggcggggccggcagAGCCGCGATCCGCAGGGCGCAGGCGCGGgccggagccggggcccggcagcGGCGCaggcgcggcggcggccgcgggatCCCAGCAGGCtcggggcggcggggcgcggtGCGGGCCCAGCATGTCGGAGAAGAAGCAGCCGGTGGACCTGGGGCTCCTGGAGGAGGACGACGAGTTTGAGGAGTTCCCGGCTGAAGGTGCCGGGCGGGGGCGGCACGGGATGGGACGCCAGGACGCGACAGGCCGCGGCCTGCAGGCGGGACCGCGGCGGCCTGGGCCGGCCGGGGCGGGCAGGACGCggcgggcgggagcggcggcggggctggggcgCCGTGTGCGCCGGCCCTGCCCGCGGGTccccgcggccgctccgcgGGGCAGCGCCGTGCTGCCGCTCCGCAGGGCCCGGCTGAGCCCCGCGGAAGCTCCCCCGGTGGCCCGCgggtccctgcccagcccccgGCCGGGCAGCGGCTGCAGCGCCGCCAGAGCCGCGATCGAGCGCGGTCGTGGTGCCCGTGCCCGGCTCTGTGCCGCTGTCACGGCGCTGGGCACGTCGCgctggaagtgctgtgtcatTGTGCGAGAGGGCTGGGAACGAGTGCGGGAGAAATTTACTGCTTTTTGATACTGGAGATGAGAATGGCAGGGCAGAGGAGGGATGAGGGTTAGAAACTGAGAGTAAGCTggaaaaatatgtgaaaatgaAATACTGTGCTCTGTAGCCACTCTTAGTGACCTTATCATTGAAGCACAGATATGTATATGCTAGTTTGCTTTTAATAAGTACAGATATACTTAATACGGAAGTTAAATTCAGTAAAACAACTCAGTGTCCCTTGACAGAGATAGTCTTGCAAACATGCTTATTAGggaatatttgctttttatgtCCTTAATTCTGTCTCAGGTTGTGGATCATGAAAAATGATGTATCTCATGATGAATGTAAcgtcaggattttttttctctaatgtcTTTATTGCATGTGGTTTTTCTGTGGCCTTACAAGCCTTAGGTGTTCTGAGCCCTTTAGTTCTgctaaaattaatgtttttgtgCGTACTCATAAAGTTCATGACATAGTTAGGATATTAGCTAAAAGAAACTTAAAAgactatattttctttttcatacgtgtttcctaaaaagaaaatcttatttAATGTAAATTAACTATTTTGAACCTTGAATTGGGCAGAGCCCTGACTTACTGTTACAGAAGGTGAACTTAGTTTTGCTCGACTCTAGCTGTAATGCTAAAGCAAAGTACTCTGCAGGCTTTCTGGGTGGAACAGAGATTTATTAAAAAGTGACCATCATCAGAGTTCTAGATGTTCTTTCTTGTAGAAAATAAGAACCTCTAAAAGGGTCCATTTGAATCCTCAAGTGAGGTCATAGTTTTGACATGTTGAGTGTTCAGAACGCTTTGTCTCTTATCTCCAGTATTTAGGAAAGAACTGTGATAACTGGGCTCAAACACATTCCGAATTGTTGttctttcaaattaaaacacCACTTTCTAGCAACAGCTTCTATTACCCAGTTTCTATCCAAAGGAAATTAGATAATGTAAATCTATGTTAAGGGATGAATACGTAGACTTTTAGGGTTTATTCCAACCTAAAAATTTGCTTAAACTATTTATGAAATCAAGTTGTTTATCAAAACCAGACGTGCCCAATTTTTATAGGATACTTTGAAATATAGCATAAATATACTATAGTAGatgaaaatatatgtaaatGAATCACTTAAGAATATTTTGTACAGTGCATttcagaatataaaaatgtaaagtGATAGAGCAGGGGATAAAGAGCCCTAAAATcctaaaaattgttttttgtttcccaAGTATGAAATAAAACAATCAGTGATCAACAtgtaagaatatatttttaaggaGTTCAGCCATGACAAGTTTATAATTTTAGTGTATATTAGTAATACTTTATGGTAGTGGACTCTTAAGTGATATTAATACTTTCATTCCCAGATAATGCTCTAcgtttttttagttttgtttagTCACAGGCACATAATGTAGCAGGGAGTAATAACTGTATTATACAATTCTGGGGTAATAGTTTCAATATAGAGATGCTGCAGAGTCTTGTCCTACGGGGATGAGAATGTAATTTAGGCTTTACTTCCActctcctccccaccccagcaAGGAAGATGAGATGGGCCTTTCTGACTCCTCTTTACTCAGTGTGATTTAGTGCATCTTTTTGCAGtctgccctgctgctcttcTATGACTGAAGCTGCTGTTTGTTGTGCTGGATATGAGTTactgggagattttttttccaagtttgtAGTTCTGTCTGAGCTACTTGTATGTTTGTAGATAGAAAAGTTTGACTTAGTGTTAAGTTGTTTGagctttgttttttctctcttaaaaatCCAGTTAATCAGtaaagttgtttattttttgaaaaaaaatcaatggaaTATAAATTGGCAAGGGCAAAGCTTATTGCAGGTAGTTCTAAAGGATAAGCCCTTTCCTTTGAGCAACTAGCAATACAACTAAATCCAAGTAATGCATTTTTATATACAACATTTTTTCTTCACCTTTTCTTCCCAGTTTTTTACTGTTGCTCTCACAGCACAATTTCTATGCTCCTTCATCTTTTCCCattatataatttatttgaATAGGGAAATTTAATTGTAATGCCTTCTACATGTGTGTCTTTAATCAGTGACAAATGGATTTTCCTGTCCTGGTGAATctcaaatattaattttgttgCCTGTCAGCGTtagaaaaaggaggagaaaatgcaAAGACCAGGCTTCATTCTTAGAAAGTTAGCTGTTCACAGTGAATTAGTTTTTGATGTTTTACCCCACTAACTTTCTTTCCTGTTCCCCCCATACCTACATCAGTGTTTAATGTTACTTTAGGCCGTAGTCCTCAAAGCTTTCTGTGCATGGGCAGCAGATGGCTTACTAGAATGAACAGGGAAGAACAGTGTTATCTCTTTAAATACAGTAACAGactttgagaaataaaaatttgcaAGTGTCAAAATTCAggggcttctttttttttaacatttgaaaAACTATATGTCTTTCAGTAGGACTAAACagagaaactaaaaaaaaatcaagtaagCCAACTTATGTTTTCATAGTGATTCTGAGCctttcattttcattatttttctgaactattttgttttattttaatttttttctaataatgaAGCATTACGTGTATGATGAGTAATTTGTCAAGGGTGATGTGCCGGATTACTTCATTataggaaaaatataaataaagttAGTAAATGGACATAAAGCGTTTCCCTACAAAGGCAAGACAGCTTCTGCTGTCTTGGGAACCCAGAAATAGCAGATTAGAGGTATCAAGTGCTGTTTGCAGATGCTTGTCTCAATTTGCCTTTGCTTTTGCATCACAGACAGTTTTTTGTCATTTGTCCACAGACTGACTGCATCTGATTTGAGGGAACAGAGAATGTGTCTATGTTTTGGCAAAAGCATCTGATTCATGTTTacttttttaatctgaaaacgGTGTCTAAATAGAAATCTGGAAGGATGATGCTACAGTTTATTCATAAGTATGCAAAATATCTCTTAGGAATGTTTAATCTTGCAAACCATTATTTTtttgtaatgattttttttcaccaagTTTCATATCTGTTGTAATTACAGAAATTTTGAGATGTGTTTTAGatatttctgtctctctctttctgtcttCAATGTGATCCAGACTTCTCTGTTAAATTTACCAGAAGTCTGCCTTTCCCTGTGGCTGAGATAATTGGTCAGTAAGACATGGTACCAAAGCAGTGCAGCATACAATATTTAGatctgcttttctgtctttagATTGGACTGGTTTAGATGAAGATGAAGATGCACATGTCTGGGAAGACAACTGGGATGATGACAATGTAGAAGATGATTTCTCCAATCAGTTAAGgtaattttatttaaactttCTGTTCTAGAAGACAGGTAAAATACTTTAAATGGAGTTAATTAGTTAATATCTGAAAGTTTGAAATATGtttgaaagtttatttttttttactttaaaaaaataaagatctgaaatggaaataaatgaaagctttactttttgcttttctatttAAAGCCTTTTAGAACCAGACTTAGGGATTACAAGACTCTGAAGTGCTGATCAGCATTTCATCTTTTAATAATTCTACTGAAAATGCCTTAGGACATTGTGGTGACAGAATTTTGCTCTGTTACGCAAACAATTCAAAGATCATGGAAAGTTGAGATATAGTTGACGCTTTGTCAATTTAACATGAGTGAATCCTTTTCTAATGACTTTTCTATGAGTGTGTGAAAGTTCTGAATTGTACTGCCAAGATTAATGGCAAGGCATCCAAGATTATCCCTTTGTGCTATGTGGTGTGCAAAGTATGTTACAGTTTTTATGTCTGTACTTTAAAACAGCACTGCTGTTCTTTGTTCAAATGGGCAGATTTTGTGGAGATTAGTGATCTGTATTAATGTTAAGGTTCTTTCCTATGTGATGAACATACTGTTTATGAGCAACAACAGCAAAGTAATTGTTAATtacatgctttaaaaaaagtgaTAGCAATTTGTGTACCTCTAAACCAGTTGCTTAATCCTCTTTGTCACTTGTAGTTTCAGTAATCCTTTACTGATGCATAATTATAACTTAAATTGTTTCAAGCATTCAGAACAAAGCCAGATTTTATAATTAATCCCTCAGTATGTTGCATGAGGAGCAAACTGTCTGTAATACAGCCTGCTTAAACAGTTCCTGGGTTGATCTCCTTTGTACTCCAGGGAAAGCAATTACTTTTCTGTCTTCTGCATAAGAAATTGTTGGTATAGTTATTTAATATATGGTTCAAAGGCAGTTAAATGGTAATATTGGAAAACATGTAGTGAAACAGACTTTCAAGAAATAGTATAATTCTTGATAGACATAGTTGATCTAGACTAACTTTCTGTAGCTGGCCTTAGTTGCAGCCTGCAGTGTTGGTGACCCTATAGTGGTTTGCAGTGTTGCCTGGTTGtagcattttctttcatctctagAAAGCAAATGCTGCAGTCCTCCACTTTTAAAGTCCTACAACTAAATGTGCAAACTGacccaaaataattttggagaTTTGTACTTCTGTATCTAGGTGCTAGGATAAAACAGGATGCATCCTGGCTGGTGTGTTCAGAGGCAGGTGAGTAGCAAAGTGGTGGCAGGACAGGAGTGGTAACAGTTGTAGTTCTGACTTGCTGTCCTGGCCACAACTAAGGACAACAAAGCAATCGTTTCCCTCAGAACTGTTCACTGCAACTTGTATTGCATCAagacataaataaaaattccagACTGCACTattctaaaagcaaaaaaaaaaaaaaagcttacaATTGTTTTGGAAGCACATGCAGTTAAGTCAAATAGAATAGTGAGCTTGCTTGAGTTAAGGAAGTCTTGAGAATAATGTACAAGATTCTTGAGAATATGTATAAGATAGTATTTTGGTTATTCTAATGAATTGGGAGAAGTTGCAGGCGCATAGGTGCTACTTCGTGCCATATGGTGGGTCAGAGGGCAATAACTGTGATTAAAACAAATACTTGAATTTTTCACTGAGAAGTCACTTAAAGTGATTTAAGATAAAAAACTGTGGAGTTCAAGAATTAGAGAGTAAGTAAGGTTAAGGTAATTGGCATGAATCAAAAAGCAGTATGACATTGCTATTTAAAATGATTGTATATTGTGtagtatatttaattttttaattaacagtATTGTGTATGTGTTTCAATATATCTGTCTTTCTCTTCTATACAGAGCTGAATTAGAAAAACATGGATACAAGATGGAAACGTCATAGCTTTTGCAGAACATGGAGTGGTTTAACACTGAACTGTGGATAGACTTTAttgagaaaagaagaaaagatggaAAACGAGAAGACACACTTAGTTCATTATCTGCTTGGATTTATTATTGTTTTgtataaaaaataaagtttttaatCTTAGCCTTGTCATACATTTAGCCTCTACTCACCTGGTACATTGTATTTTCGTTCTGAAATGTCTTGTGTGGCGGAATTCACAGACCTGCCTGGAATGCCACTAATGGTCTGTCAGTGGCTGATGCTCTTGCACTGGCTGCTGTCCTGGGGAGCTAAACACGTGTAAACAGAATGAAGACTAATGAATATTGCTGtcacaggaaataaaatacttcTGTATTTCAATTAAAATGCAGCAGAGATTGAAAGCAGTATGAGGGAGTGATAAAGCTTGTTTTGCCTGAGGCTTTAATTTCATAatgactttgttttttttttttttttttttttagtaatttcaTGTGAGTGCTGGTTTAATAAAACAGAGTTCAAAGTGTCTTGCAACAGCAGAAATCCAAACTCTCCAATCTGGTCCTGTCATTTCTCAGGACTGTTAAAGATGAGACTTCTCTGGAAGTGAAAGTTCTGTTCTTGCACGTATTTAAGCCTAGGAATCTCTGCTGAAATTGCCTCCAATTTGCCAGCTACAACAATTCATCTGTATCACGCAAACATACCTGTGGAGAACAGAAATCAAACTTCCAACTCATTTCATGGAGGCCAACAAAGATTTGCCAGAAAGCTATCGCAGTAGTGACTGGATTCAATTACTCTGAACTAGAAAACAGAAAGTGGAAATTACCACACCTATTACCACTTCCATGGACGCTCCCCAAAGGACCTGTTAAAGCTGGTGTATGCCAAGACTGAGAGAGATGGCAGCCATGGCTccaaattgtttttttttttttttaataaaggagCAACTATAGTTACATGCTTACAGAATTGAATGAGCTGCTTACTTTTTAGCTGTTCACTTAGAGAAATGGAGACTTCATTGTTACTTAAAGTTAGCTTTCAGAATAAAGGTGTAGTTGATGGCCATGCAGTTATTTAACCTTGTTAATTAAATAACTGAGTATCTTATGTTATAATGGCATTGATTAATGGAAAATGTGAGGAAATTTCCTCTCTGCAAATTATTAGGTGGTGCTATTTTAATAGTGGAGGTAAGATTCACTGTGACTCTTACTGCTTTCTGAAGATAGCTATGTAAAGACAGAACTTCATTGCCATCTGAATGGTTCTGCAAAACTAAATGTCTCAGATGGCGTTGGATGTTGGCAGATTGTCCAGTTGTGTGCAGcttgggaaaagaaagggaaggcTTTTCAAGTAGGCTTGCCCTAGTCATTTAAATTGTTCACATTGAGATCTGTGGGTCATGCAGCACACTTCAGTAGACTACAAGTCCCAGAGTTTGTATTTTGACACATAACAAATGTAAAGTCTGTGTATTGAGTGGCAAAAAGCAATACAAACATCCTCAGGTTAGTGTTGGGAATtcaggaaaaaagtattttgagtACAGTTCTGGGATTGCTGATGTTACTAACACAGCAGTACTGGGAAGTTGAGTAACAACAGGCCAAAAGAAGATGACAAAATAATTGTGGAGATGTCTGGTGCAATCTGGATAGGGACAGCTGCTTTCCATTACAAGACTGGAAACCTGACTAAAGCAGCCTTGTCCCAGTGATTGCAAGCAGCAGGAAGAAGCCATGGAGATGGAAAAGCATCTTTGCCTCAAGAAGGCTTTGTTTTTGCTGAGCCTCAGTTGTATTAGTATCTTtatctttccctctttttcacAAAAGCAGAATTGGAAGGGAAGTCTAGGCTGAGGTAGTGGCTCTGCACTCTCACAGTATCAGCTTTCATCTATTGGGTTATGGTATGAACCCTagctggaaaaaaaggagagcaaTCTGCTTTGAAGGTCAGCTTGACGATATGGTCTTATAATGCTGTCTTTGAGACAAGCTAGAGACGTTTTGCCCATTTTGGTTCAGTTTTGACAGCTTTGGTGTTCAAGAAGGATGTTGAGGTGGTTGGCCAGGATGTGACagtgtatgtatatatacacacaccttAATGTACCTGCTCTTCAACTTTAAAAGGAACTAACATTCCTGTGTGCTTGTAGACTTGAGTTTTTTTAGATTGGCGTTGCTGGGAGAGGTTTCCTTTGGTGGTTGTTCCTGGAGGTGT
This sequence is a window from Anomalospiza imberbis isolate Cuckoo-Finch-1a 21T00152 chromosome 1, ASM3175350v1, whole genome shotgun sequence. Protein-coding genes within it:
- the SEM1 gene encoding 26S proteasome complex subunit SEM1, whose amino-acid sequence is MSEKKQPVDLGLLEEDDEFEEFPAEDWTGLDEDEDAHVWEDNWDDDNVEDDFSNQLRAELEKHGYKMETS